A genomic region of Arachis stenosperma cultivar V10309 chromosome 9, arast.V10309.gnm1.PFL2, whole genome shotgun sequence contains the following coding sequences:
- the LOC130951466 gene encoding uncharacterized protein LOC130951466, producing the protein MFKSWSKKNKIKAVFKLEFQATQVPKMKKSALMISLVPDDVGKPTVKLEKTEVQDGACIWENPVFESVKLVRDAKSGKIHEKIYHFIVSTGSSKSGFLGEASIDFADFVAEAEPITVSLPLKFANSGVVLHVTIQNVEGYTAERIGEDNGAEELYNDTTLRHQLSFGSTEESYNVEENGNMAKTRSGYSEQNASNGISPGVASWEDPYSFRNTSLPSSKGTGEATENQVHKRSNTNWSLGSGSDGSLNSLEDSLPRFQGHSDNTTEKLKSEITSLKRQAEVSDLELQSLRKQIEKESTRGQNLSRQIISLREERDVFKLKYEKLQSQQSYNDESKASRALKSEIEDTRIQLEAVKEELVYEKETSANLQLQLHKTQSSNSELLLAVTDLEAMLEQKNKEMSDLSTNVKSQNSTSQRGHARELDFLRQKIADQNGEINMYCKQNEELNEHIKELTLEYDLLKKENVDITLRLKQDEFQHLKLQNEHSASLATIQQLESQVERLEERIKMLEDEHSTSLVYIKELENEVKSLEKELKMQEEKFEDDMRAIQRAKAEQEERASQAEEALKKTRHNNAVASERFQEEYRLLSVEMAAKVEENEKMNDKAAAEAEELRQKNRLIEEMLQKCNQELRLISDQHELKQQELLKQIDSKGKAMEHMSHELEVKSKQLEEAKRQRDEKEAAFSKQIQLLRSQIKTSLAEECTLSKSKLKKNTAEMVRIDAQTTNDEEMVLSTLLSEVEIFKVQHNETKQSLHKEQVEKESMKKQISQLEGELKKKEAELSAMEKKIRNNKGRDYAAPLSSAKAQIKKSKPEIDKGTDAGSKSAKNQDSEVRMHELLNEVSALKEKNKNMESELKEMEDRYSEISLKFAEVEGERQQLVMAVRNLKNGKKN; encoded by the exons ATGTTCAAGTCATGGAGCAAGAAGAACAAGATCAAAGCTGTGTTCAAACTCGAATTTCAGGCAACTCAG GTGCCAAAGATGAAGAAGTCTGCACTGATGATATCTTTGGTTCCAGATGATGTTGGGAAACCAACCGTTAAACTGGAGAAAACTGAAGTTCAAGATGGGGCCTGCATATGGGAGAATCCAGTTTTTGAATCAGTTAAACTTGTTAGGGATGCTAAATCAGGAAAAATCCATGAGAAAATCTACCATTTCATTGTTTCCACT GGATCTTCAAAATCTGGCTTTCTTGGGGAAGCCTCAATCGATTTTGCTGATTTTGTAGCAGAAGCTGAGCCAATAACTGTCTCTCTACCCTTAAAATTCGCTAATTCTGGTGTAGTGTTACAT GTGACAATTCAGAATGTGGAAGGATATACTGCTGAAAG AATTGGAGAAGATAATGGAGCTGAAGAACTTTATAATGACACAACCTTGAGACACCAACTGAGCTTTGGCAGTACAGAAGAAAGTTATAATGTTGAAGAA AATGGGAACATGGCCAAGACCAGATCTGGATATTCTGAACAAAATGCATCTAACGGCATTAGTCCTGGAGTAGCTTCATGGGAGGATCCTTATAGTTTCAGAAATACATCACTGCCATCATCAAAAGGAACTGGTGAGGCCACCGAGAACCAAGTGCACAAGAGGTCTAACACAAACTGGTCTCTTGGTTCAGGATCAGATGGAAGTTTAAACAGCCTTGAAGATAGTCTTCCAAGATTCCAAGGACATTCGGATAACACCACTGAAAAGCTCAAAAGTGAAATCACTTCTCTAAAGCGGCAAGCTGAAGTATCAGACTTAGAGTTACAATCGCTTCGAAAGCagatagaaaaagaaagcaCCCGAGGACAAAATCTGTCGAGACAAATTATCAGTctgagagaggagagagatgTGTTCAAACTTAAGTATGAGAAGCTCCAGTCCCAGCAGAGTTACAATGATGAGAGCAAAGCCTCAAGAGCCTTGAAGTCTGAGATTGAAGATACTAGGATTCAGTTAGAGGCAGTTAAGGAAGAGCTTGTTTATGAGAAAGAAACGAGTGCCAATCTTCAGTTGCAACTGCACAAGACACAGAGCTCAAACTCGGAACTACTTTTGGCTGTGACAGACCTTGAAGCAATGCTGGAACAAAAGAATAAGGAAATGTCAGATCTTTCTACCAATGTGAAATCCCAAAATAGTACTAGTCAGCGTGGTCATGCTAGAGAATTAGATTTCTTGAGGCAGAAAATTGCAGACCAGAATGGCGAAATAAACATGTACTGCAAGCAAAATGAAGAGCTAAATGAGCATATAAAAGAGCTCACTTTGGAGTATGACCTTCTTAAGAAGGAAAATGTTGATATCACTTTGAGATTGAAGCAAGATGAATTTCAGCACCTTAAGTTACAAAATGAACATTCAGCTTCTTTGGCTACAATACAACAACTCGAATCACAAGTAGAAAGACTAGAAGAAAGGATAAAGATGCTGGAAGATGAACATTCAACATCATTGGTCTACATCAAGGAACTTGAAAATGAAGTTAAGTCTTTGGAGAAAGAACTGAAAATGCAGGAAGAGAAATTTGAAGACGATATGCGTGCTATCCAACGTGCAAAAGCTGAGCAGGAAGAACGAGCCAGCCAAGCCGAAGAGGCCTTGAAAAAGACAAGACACAATAATGCTGTTGCTTCAGAGCGGTTTCAGGAGGAATATAGATTGCTTTCTGTTGAAATGGCGGCCAAAGTTGAGGAGAATGAAAAGATGAATGACAAAGCAGCTGCTGAAGCTGAAGAATTGCGGCAGAAGAACAGACTTATAGAAGAAATGCTCCAGAAATGCAACCAAGAGCTCAGGCTAATTTCAGATCAGCACGAATTGAAACAGCAAGAGCTATTGAAGCAGATAGATTCAAAAGGAAAAGCAATGGAACACATGTCACATGAATTAGAAGTTAAATCCAAACAACTTGAAGAAGCAAAAAGGCAAAGGGATGAAAAGGAGGCTGCATTTTCAAAGCAAATTCAGTTGCTTAGATCTCAGATTAAAACATCGTTGGCAGAGGAGTGCACATTGTCTAAATCCAAGCTAAAAAAGAACACAGCTGAGATGGTAAGGATAGATGCACAAACAACAAATGATGAGGAGATGGTGCTCAGCACCCTACTGTCAGAAGTGGAAATCTTTAAGGTGCAGCACAATGAAACAAAACAAAGTTTgcacaaagaacaagtggagaaagaaagcatgaagaAACAGATATCTCAATTAGAAGGAGagttgaagaagaaggaagCGGAGTTAAGTGCTATGGAGAAGAAGATCAGGAATAACAAAGGACGAGATTATGCCGCACCTCTTTCTTCTGCTAAGGCCCAGATTAAGAAATCAAAACCAGAAATTGACAAG GGAACGGATGCGGGAAGCAAATCAGCTAAGAACCAAGATAGCGAGGTCCGAATGCATGAACTGTTGAATGAAGTATCAGCCCTTAAGGAAAAGAACAAGAACATGGAAAGCGAGCTGAAAGAAATGGAAGATAGATATTCAGAGATTAGTCTGAAATTTGCAGAGGTTGAGGGAGAAAGACAGCAGCTCGTTATGGCGGTACGCAATCTCAAGAATGGTAAGAAGAACTAG